The DNA segment CGGCATCCGCCAGCGGGATCATTTCCTGCTGCAGGGCGAAGAACAGCTGCTCGGTCTGGTTCTGGATATCGGCAAAGCTGTCGTTCAACACCCGCGGGAACTCCTCGTTCAGTACCTCGGGTGCTACCCCCATCGGGCTGGGATCGATGTACTCGATATCGAAAATCGCCGCCGCCGCGCCGAATTCGCCCAGGCGCAGCAGACCGTCCGCGAGGATGCTGCGGCTCCAGGGCCAGGTGCCGACCCTGGAGATGGCATCATCGTCAACGTTCAGCAGCAGAACCCTGGGGCTCTCCGGCACCGCTGGCCTGAGGCCGAGCAGCTGATCGTAAAAGGTAAAATCAATGTAGCGAAAGCGTGGTATCAGCAACAGGGCCGAGAATACCACTGGTACAGCCAGGGCGATGCCGATTTGAATAAGTCTGTGTCTACGCATATGAATTTCCATTCTTTTTCCGTCGGATTAGAAACCCGATGAAAAATGTAATATACTAAGTCTAAGACAGAGGATGGAGAGTATGCAAATGACAGGAAAAATTCTTTTCGCCATAACGCTGATACTCGGGTTGGCAGTCCCGGTGACCGGGCTGGATTTCGGGTTTACCATTGATTCGGCCACCGGTGTCCGGCAGGGTGCCGAATCGGATGCGAAGCTATCCCATGCCGATACCATCAGCTTCTGGGGTGTTCGTCATCAGGGTGATTCCCCGGTTGGCTTCGTCTGGCGCGCCTGGTATCGCTATTCGCTGGATCGACCGGTCGCATTCGAGCTTGATGAGCTCTACCTGACCGCCCGGATTGGGGGTGACAGCGCCGAAACGGCCATCCGTGCCGGCAGGTTCACCCACCGTGACTGGGGAGGGACGGTGTTCAATCACCCGCAGGATGGGGTGCGTGCAACGATCTCGGCAGGACCGGCAGATATTCGTCTCATGACCGGGACCACGGCCTTGATTGCCGGTCACCGTTCAACGATTTTTCTTTCCAGCCTGGATGAGGAGAACCGTGACGCGACCTTTGGCAGCCCTCGGGTGGTTTCGGGTCTCGGGCTGCGCCTGCCTTCGATTCTGCCTGGTTTTACCCCGACCCTGGAGGGAATCGCCCAGTTCGAGGTTCGGCCGGATGATGATGTCGCGTACAATAGCCAGTATCTGACCCTGCGGCTTGATCAGGCGGTGGGCGGATCACTGAGTGCCGAAACCCTGGGTACGCTTATGCTGGCTCAAGACAACGACGGGGGCGTCGAAAATAAAATCCTCGGCCACTATGCTCATGCAGGGCTGCAGTATGTTCGCCCCGAGTTGTCCGGACTGAGTCTGGGGCTGCGCGGCTGGCATGCCAGCGGTATCTCCGGGCCGCCGCGGGAGGTTGGTGAGTATCTGGTGGGCAGTTTTCAGCCGATCAGCATCCATCGGGTGGCCTCGGTTATCCCGGTGCCGGTTGGCGGCACCATGGGGGGGCGGCTTCGCGCATCGGTAAAGCCGTTCGGGGAGTCCGCAGCGGTCTGGCTGCAGGAGACCCAGCTCAGCAGCCATGTAACCCCCCTGCTGCGGTCCACCGATCTGGTGGTACCGGTAGAGCAGGTCGATCCCGATTCTGATGACCTGTACCTGGGAACCGAGATTGGCGCGGGCTTCGAGATGCGACCGGCACCGGATTTTGGTCTGAGAATAGGCGGCGGGGTGTTCCTGCCGGGAGCAGCGATGGCCGATTCGTCGGTACGCTGGCAGGTATCGACAAATCTGTCGGTAACATTCTAGCTTCGTAAACGAGGGAGGAGACTATGTATACAGGAAATAGATGCAGATCACCACTGCTGCTGACGGCGCTGCTGGCGGGCTGCATGCTGCTGCTGCCGTTGCTGGCGACAGCCCAGCAGGACAGTGTCCGGGCAGAGGTGCGCAGTACTACCGGCAGGGTGGAATTCCGGCAGGGTGGCGGCAGCTGGCAGACCCTCAGCGAGGGGGACGAGCTGCCGCTGGGGGCTACGATCTCCACCGGGTTCAACAGCAGCGCTGTCTTGGAGATGGGGCTGGCGGTTCTTGAGGTGCAGGCCCTTACCCGGATGACCATCGAAGAGCTCGCCGAACGCGAAGGGGTTGTCGAGAGCGACCTGTACCTGGAGGTCGGTCGTGTCCGTGCCGATGTACGGCGGGTCGAGGACCGGCGCCAGGATTTTCGTCTGCGCAGCCCGGTAGCTACGGCTGCGGTGCGCGGCACAAGCTTCACGTTTGACGGCAGGAATCTGCAGGTAGTGGAGGGGATCGTTGAGCTGGCCAACCTGCGCGGTCGCCGCTCGGTGGTTCCGGCAGGCCGGCGCTCACGCACGGTTGCGGGGGAAGCGCCCCAGACGCCCCAGCAGGCAGCCCAGGAAGATACCCGGGTAGAGTACGACACTACTATCCGGGTTACCGGGCTTGACGATGATCCGGTGCGCGATGATGATCAGGACACCATCTTCGATGACGATCTGCCGGCTGTTACCGGTGAGTTTGGTTCGCTCCTGATACTGTTTGAGTAAAGTCGCGTGGTGTCTGATGTGAAATTTGGATTGCGGTCTGGCTTGAGATCGGACGGCCCGGAAACGGGCCGTCCGTTTTTTTTTTGCCGCATCCTGGCCGCGGCTGGTGAAAACTACCGGTTATATTAACCTTCCGGTTACATTCGAGCTGGTCGCCCGCGTTCTACGTACTCGGCATAGCGGTTAGCGATTCTCAGGGCTGCCTCGCCGGAAACCGGGTCGTTCGGGTTGGCTGAAGACTGCATGATCCGGCGATAGCGTGCATCCCGGAATGCGTACCTTGGGCTGCCGGTTATGCGCATCAGTAACCCCGGCGGCACCTCAAACAGCTGATTGCCGATCAGGCTTATATCCGCCATGCTGGCTGGTGCCGACGGATCCGCACCCTGATAGCGGGGGATCACCTGCTGCAGCTGCAGGAAGGCCTCCTCACTGTCGCCGTCCGGCTCGATCATGTCGGCCGATCCCAGCAGGATATACGCCGCGTCGGCCAGGCTGATGCTGTCGCGTTCCAGCAGGCTGTCTATGGTTTCGGCACTCTGCGAATGAACCGCAAGGGCCGGCAGCAGTAATAGCAGTACAGTCAAGATTTTCATACTCACTCCTTTCCTTCTCCTACCTTATCTCGTATATAAACAATTTTCCTGTTGAATTCCAGTATTGACGTAAATCAATAATCGCAGTAGAGTACATTGTGCGCAGTAACCTCGGTAGGAGGCGAATGTGCGCCGTGTTTTTTGATTTTCGTTTCTTTCTCGCCGAGCGCCGTTTTCGATGTTCCCAACAGTAAGGAAGCACCTCAAGAACGCGGAGATCCATGCAAATGCATGGAAGACCACAAGCCCGGGATACGTACCCGGAAAGAGGATTGGTGTATGTCCAACAAACTTTATGTCGGTAATATGAATTACCGCACCAACGAAGAGACTCTGCGCAGTCTGTTCGAAGCACACGGAGCAGTGAATGCGGTGACCATTATTTATGATCGCCAGACTGGTCAGAGCAAGGGATTCGGTTTCGTAGAAATGGAAGCCCCTGAAGCAGCCGAGGCTGCTATCGAAGCCCTGAATGAGCAGGAAGTTGAAGGCCGCCGTCTGCGTGTAAACGTAGCGCAGCCGCGCGAAGAGGGCGCTCGTCGTCCCCGCCGCTTCTAATCGAGATATTCTCGTCTGAATGCAAAGCCGCCATCCTTGAGATGGCGGCTTTTTTTGGCATACATGTTGGCGGCAAAGGGGTTCACGTATATGCCGGCAGTTACCGGGGCTATATCTGGAAGTCTGGCAGGTACTCGTTGTGCTGGTTGCGCCGGATATAGTCGCTGGGCAGGTTGTAGATCTTGCTCCCCGGTGGTACCGAGCTGGTAATCCAGACGTTACCGCCGATTATCGCTCCCTCGCCGATCACGGTATCGCCGCCCAGGATGGTAGCCCCGCTGTAGATGGTAACATTATCCTCGATGGTGGGATGGCGCTTTTGATTGGCCTTGCCTTTCTTGACGCTGAGCGCCCCGAGGGTCACCCCCTGATAGATCTTTACCTGGCGACCGATACGGGTTGTCTCGCCAATAACCACCCCGGTTGCATGGTCAATAAAGAAAGACTCCCCGATCTCTGCCCCGGGGTGGATATCGATGCCGGTTTTTCCATGCACAATCTCGCTCATGATGCGCGGGATAAGCGGTACCTGCTGCTGCCACAGCTGATGCGCAATCCGGTGGGTGATGATTGCCTCCACACCGGGATAGGACAGGATAACCTCTTCGGTAGATTTTGCCGCCGGATCGCCGGCGAAAGCCGCCTCGACATCGAGCTGTACCATCCGCCGGATCGCCGGGATGTCCTCGATCAGTTTCATGGAGTAGCCTTCGGCGATCTCCCGGCAGTCGTGCATGTCCTGCTGGCTACTGGCGGCGGATGATGCCTGCCTGCTGTCGTGAAGCCGCTTCTCGAAGCACAGTGATTTCTGGATCTCGGTGGTCAGGGTCCGGCACAGGCGGCTGACCTTTTCCACCAGGACAAATCTCAGATCATGCTCCTCGATCAGCTCCTGTTCGCGGAAGCCGGGGAAGATGAGAGCCTCCAGATCCAGCAAAATGGTTTCGATGGTACGTCGGGAGGGGAGATTCGGTCCCTGAATATGATTGATGCCGCCGATCTCGCGATACGAGGCAGCAATTGCATCTACCAGTTTCGGTATATGGTGTGCCATAGCCTGTTATTCCATTGGAATCTCCGTGCTGTGTCAAGTCCATGCGGTAATTCTGGTCGTGAAGCAGATAATTCATTATGTTATGCGACATGGGACGTATGGTCTGGTTTGATTTCGGCGACACCGTGCTGGAGTTCTATCGCTGGGATGCCGCTGCCGGGTTGGCGGCGGTACTGCAGCATATTCTGGGTGAATCCCCCGACGCCCGGCTGCAGGAAAAAGCTCTGGAGCGATCCCGGCTGCTGAATCAACTCTTTGAAACCCGCAGCAGTGCGACCGGGCTTGAGTATGACCAGCGGAGTTTTCTGCGCCTTTTGTGCGAACCACTGACCGGCAGAATGGCAGACAGTCTCCCGGAGCAGCTGGCCGGGATATACTGGGATACCGCCTTCAGCTTCCGGGCTCAGCCGGGAATCCATGAGGCCCTGGACTGGCTGGATGATGCGGGCATATCCTGCGGGATTATCAGTAATGCCAGTTTTCCCGCCCGGCAGCTGGCGATGGAGCTCGCGCGGCATGGCCTGGGTGATCGCTTTGATCCGATAATCTCGACCGCTGATTACGGGCTGCGCAAGCCGGAGGCAGAGCTGTTTTACCTGGCCGAGAAGCTGCAGCCTGCCGGCAGCACGCTACCCCCGTGGTATTTTGGCAACTCGATACCGCTTGATATTCGCGGTGCACTGGCGGCGGGATGGCATGCCGGGTGGTACAACAGAGGCGGGGAAAGCAGGCAGCGCTGCCCGGCCGCGGCTCGTGAGCTCCACAGCTGGGGTGATCTGCCCCGCATACTTCAAGATACGCGACAGGAGGCTCGGTGAAAAAGGATGCACATCTGCACTGGCATGATCTGAAAAACCGGAAGTTGCTCGACGGCTATGTGTTTACGGTGAACTCGGCACTGCGACGATCGGACGATGGCAGAGAGGCCGAGTTCTATCTGCTGGACTCGCCTGACTGGGTTCATGTGATAGCCGAGACAGTTGATTCAACCGGTGTGCCGTGTTTCATTCTGGTTCGTCAGTTCCGGCATGGTGATCGCCAGATTACGGTCGAGTTCCCCGGTGGGGTGGTGGATTCCCATGAGGATCCGGCCGCCGCAGCCCTGCGGGAACTGCGGGAGGAAACCGGCTATGAGGCCGAATCGGTGCTGGAGATCGGGCGCAGTAATCCGAATCCGGCCCTGATGAATAACCGGGCGATTACCTACCTTGCCAGGGGGGTCCACCCGATACAGGCCTCCCAGCAGCTGGACACCAACGAGATTGTCGATGTCGAACTGGTTCCCAGGGATGACATCCTGCATGGACGTCGCCCGGATTTTACTCGCCATGCCGTTATGCTGGGGGCGGTGTACTGGTATCTGCTGCACAGCGGCAGTATCCGGCCTGTCACAGGGGTATCGTAATGCCGGCTCAGTATCTGGTTGGCATTGGGGCATCGGCCGGTGGTCTGGAGGCCCTGCAGGCATTGCTCAGCAGCGTTGAGCCCCGCAAGGCTGGGTCTATGGCAATCGTTATTGCCCAGCATGTAAGCCCTACCTATAAAAGCCAGCTGGTAGAGCTGCTGTCGCGTCAGACGGCGCTGCCGATCGGGGAGGTGGTCGACGGTGAATCCCCCCAGGGTGGA comes from the Spirochaeta africana DSM 8902 genome and includes:
- a CDS encoding FecR family protein; this encodes MYTGNRCRSPLLLTALLAGCMLLLPLLATAQQDSVRAEVRSTTGRVEFRQGGGSWQTLSEGDELPLGATISTGFNSSAVLEMGLAVLEVQALTRMTIEELAEREGVVESDLYLEVGRVRADVRRVEDRRQDFRLRSPVATAAVRGTSFTFDGRNLQVVEGIVELANLRGRRSVVPAGRRSRTVAGEAPQTPQQAAQEDTRVEYDTTIRVTGLDDDPVRDDDQDTIFDDDLPAVTGEFGSLLILFE
- a CDS encoding RNA recognition motif domain-containing protein, which translates into the protein MSNKLYVGNMNYRTNEETLRSLFEAHGAVNAVTIIYDRQTGQSKGFGFVEMEAPEAAEAAIEALNEQEVEGRRLRVNVAQPREEGARRPRRF
- the epsC gene encoding serine O-acetyltransferase EpsC encodes the protein MAHHIPKLVDAIAASYREIGGINHIQGPNLPSRRTIETILLDLEALIFPGFREQELIEEHDLRFVLVEKVSRLCRTLTTEIQKSLCFEKRLHDSRQASSAASSQQDMHDCREIAEGYSMKLIEDIPAIRRMVQLDVEAAFAGDPAAKSTEEVILSYPGVEAIITHRIAHQLWQQQVPLIPRIMSEIVHGKTGIDIHPGAEIGESFFIDHATGVVIGETTRIGRQVKIYQGVTLGALSVKKGKANQKRHPTIEDNVTIYSGATILGGDTVIGEGAIIGGNVWITSSVPPGSKIYNLPSDYIRRNQHNEYLPDFQI
- a CDS encoding HAD family hydrolase, with translation MGRMVWFDFGDTVLEFYRWDAAAGLAAVLQHILGESPDARLQEKALERSRLLNQLFETRSSATGLEYDQRSFLRLLCEPLTGRMADSLPEQLAGIYWDTAFSFRAQPGIHEALDWLDDAGISCGIISNASFPARQLAMELARHGLGDRFDPIISTADYGLRKPEAELFYLAEKLQPAGSTLPPWYFGNSIPLDIRGALAAGWHAGWYNRGGESRQRCPAAARELHSWGDLPRILQDTRQEAR
- a CDS encoding NUDIX hydrolase, with translation MKKDAHLHWHDLKNRKLLDGYVFTVNSALRRSDDGREAEFYLLDSPDWVHVIAETVDSTGVPCFILVRQFRHGDRQITVEFPGGVVDSHEDPAAAALRELREETGYEAESVLEIGRSNPNPALMNNRAITYLARGVHPIQASQQLDTNEIVDVELVPRDDILHGRRPDFTRHAVMLGAVYWYLLHSGSIRPVTGVS